A genomic segment from Cryptomeria japonica unplaced genomic scaffold, Sugi_1.0 HiC_scaffold_158, whole genome shotgun sequence encodes:
- the LOC131866970 gene encoding triacylglycerol lipase OBL1-like → MSISSDIVMLQETKLSEDEANKFVKYCYGWEGVATKEIGAFGGLCILWKPNKVKIQKAEGSIIIPKRGSEEFLSVIGHLERRRDLYKSISEDDLSVMDGGDRVFADISAMASTLAYENKLVIRKRVNQHWKMHFVEFFDFWDDHLQKKSTQAFVVCDKEIDAKLIVVAFRGTQLFEADDYITDLDFSWYDFPQIGKVHLGFLEALGLANRSIDKKSSHHLETQDINKPLAYFVLCQKLKNLLQIHKNAKFIVTSHSLGGALALLFLAMLFVNKEDKLLEKLLAIYTFGQPRVGDKEFGDFMNSKLKQSEPKYFRVVYSNDLIPRLPFDDGLFMYKHFGVCLYYNCCYCQKNLVEAPNRDLTLVYFIPIRITAIWELLQSLVLHYIKGESFKETKLSIISRIFGILVPGISAHSPVNYINAIRLGPPRLNPTLSNVKG, encoded by the exons ATGTCAATTTCAAGCGATATTGTAATGTTACAAGAAACAAAACTATCAGAGGACGAGGCCAACAAATTTGTTAAATACTGCTATGGATGGGAAGGTGTGGCCACTAAAGAAATTGGTGCATTTGGGGGATTATGCATTCTTTGGAAGCCAAACAAAGTTAAGATTCAGAAAGCAGAGG GAAGCATCATCATACCCAAGAGAGGATCAGAAGAATTTTTAAGTGTGATTGGCCATTTAGAGCGGCGCAGAGATCTGTATAAGAGCATCTCTGAAGATGATCTCTCCGTCATGGATGGTGGGGATCGAGTGTTTGCAGATATCTCAGCCATGGCTTCAACCTTAGCTTATGAAAACAAGCTGGTTATCAGGAAAAGAGTCAACCAGCACTGGAAG atgcattttgtggaGTTCTTCGACTTTTGGGACG ATCACTTGCAGAAGAAATCTACACAAGCATTTGTAGTATGTGACAAGGAAATTGATGCCAAATTAATAGTGGTAGCCTTTAGAGGAACACAATTATTTGAGGCAGATGATTACATAACAGATTTAGATTTCTCATGGTATGACTTTCCCCAAATAGGAAAAGTCCATTTAGGATTTCTAGAGGCTTTGGGTCTAGCAAACCGTTCAATTGATAAGAAATCCTCACATCATCTCGAAACACAAGACATCAACAAACCTCTAGCCTATTTTGTTCTATGCCAAAAGTTAAAGAACCTTTTACAAAtccacaaaaatgcaaaattcatTGTGACAAGTCATAGTTTAGGAGGAGCTTTAGCTTTATTATTTTTAGCAATGCTATTTGTGAACAAGGAGGATAAGTTGTTAGAAAAACTATTGGCTATTTATACATTTGGACAACCTAGAGTTGGTGATAAAGAATTTGGAGATTTCATGAATAGTAAACTAAAACAATCCGAACCCAAATATTTTAGAGTTGTATATTCCAATGACCTTATTCCAAGATTACCTTTTGATGATGGCCTATTCATGTATAAGCACTTTGGAGTATGTCTTTACTACAACTGCTGTTATTGTCAAAAG AATCTTGTGGAAGCCCCCAATAGAGATCTCACGTTGGTGTACTTCATACCCATAAGAATAACTGCCATATGGGAATTGTTACAATCCTTAGTATTACATTACATTAAGGGAGAGAGCTTCAAGGAGACCAAACTTTCTATTATCTCCAGAATATTTGGAATTTTGGTTCCAGGGATTTCAGCACATAGTCCAGTAAATTACATTAATGCAATAAGATTGGGTCCTCCTAGATTGAATCCAACTTTGAGTAATGTAAAAGGATAA